A DNA window from Sylvia atricapilla isolate bSylAtr1 chromosome 6, bSylAtr1.pri, whole genome shotgun sequence contains the following coding sequences:
- the QSER1 gene encoding glutamine and serine-rich protein 1: protein MMDRNYPTTPGFAEPLAPGTAPPAASWAYERGAGSLKPSLSYGGGHSSHSETDLHRQTYTASHQLPGYSTTQHPAGLSGIFDTSMHSAGGNTKETSSVMNFLSAIESRTAQAVSSGSTLLPQFRAPSWQTGMHSSTATELFVTGALPTSGTFPPTSALSAYQHPNTFSSRNFATTPSLTLQDATFSATSNGLLTSHDPLLQIKTSQGTVPTALTFERLGSSVLSTSVPPQSSTYRSAQESAPHLLQPQFSLLPSTLGGAQQVSQAYSTSAFTGSTASMDRALQRECSVIKHHQRPSSTQSVQPQLTVSQHSLHSYLTSTSGVNFQDTSRHSALSCSPVGDVTQVSNGGPQQKTSQVTVELAQSYTSAIPSPGFPSASTAKVKNCSMKQPPRSTKTPKPQSVAPTVQTQSYAKTAQNQSSVITGQAQIYSTAQLPSLLSVSQSQNYVSCQAQNVPPVSHSQDFSSSKVEKLPSLYKTLTFSGPSQAITSDSQTLNYSSEEQVLTSVPNESYSGQMRELSSVSQAQSYSSSHSQGLSPVTQSQVNFSSQSQVLAAVSPSESYSSGQSLTLTSPSLSFNASPRVQTLPASSPNQSYISLHSTQNSQSQESSSPQSQKFLPSVQSPFASPAHSQTLQSNRPSSETKSYVKRKSDSNLYASSKQEEELSVQDMQALQQQATLESSTQSLTEEEINAQDASYRVSKANDRYSQSVIRSNSRLEDQVVGLTLQGTKKDERMVSSVEQLSQHIGHISSLSHDIKKTANLMRTTQGTVSAKELNQQHSLMHKVHESKAQEQQGQVISTPPQVQPHALRHSHQLCLPSAQVLLESTCDLQILHQSILQSGLGQAKTTPQVQRIQSPQQVTHPFLPMDGHIVQSNGGHSQQQLHSQNSEVMKMDISESSKPLQQHLTAKDHFTQTNQHDAKNQFVSLSSICFPESILLSDERNILSNVDDILAATAAACGVTPSDFAKSASNEEEIQTVENSEESKTQFRSLDSRHVSSVFSASPTVVGKPASRNNISLNGGQITLNLTPVSTIQTKTVNLDQQHRETSDQSVPIRMTSPTLGPGQEEQEAVRVKKQSSISHESEEDNDASVDGTLNARDTEFVSSGRSLSEESAASENDFNMGGDDGTVAGNQSKVPLRPLSVPQSADGVINRTEEECQDLTQGNLQKKKSKGKSQNKNAADDDSATQKQVKRSGQCKRQNSRGNDSCFTYSSPVSEGCYDTYQHQERMRQKIKEVEEKQPEVRTGFIASFLDFLKSGPRQQFSTPAVRMPNRTRRPVTQIVRAPCLQPSAKPQPAAAPPVAAEASGESPTKKADEELKKNLETLPSFSSDEDDSVGGNHDLQKSISTALSALDETSDKKMKSETEKVTVVTAAATNTSAVIKQESPQTTAPVGNVQEKMNPADPLKVAQQDAVTSEQLAKIQETVAIEGCTDEENMDSEGEGMYRERDEFVVKIEDIETLKVALQTGKEPPAIWKVQKALLQKFVPEVRDGHREFAATNSYLGYFGDAKTKYKRVYVKFVENANKKEYVRVCSKKPRIKPVQSARTIHCKPSNSNIKPPDPPTPKPTATKVSSVKPKAKQPKVKAEPPPKKRKKWKEEFSSSQSDSSPEAQSEDDEVVPPAPLVTRFLNTRAMKETFKSYMELLVSIALDPDTMQALEKSNDELLLPHMRKIDGMLNDNRKRLLSKLRLDHAFKNALENFPELTVVTRDSKTKCGETSVSKIKMNGKAYNKKTLRASKSTTKSAQEFTVDPEKIQLYSLYHSLHHYKYHIYLTCKEEISSVQKTSADLGQEEIVQLCMKNIKWVEDLFEKFGELLNRVQQKCS, encoded by the exons cTTAAGCTATGGAGGAGGACATTCATCACATTCAGAAACAGACCTTCACAGACAGACATACACAGCTTCTCATCAGCTTCCTGGATACTCAACTACGCAACATCCTGCTG GTCTTTCAGGAATATTTGATACCAGTATGCACAGTGCTGGAGGTAACACTAAGGAAACTTCTTCAGTTatgaattttctctctgctaTTGAGTCTCGTACTGCTCAGGCAGTCTCTTCAGGATCTACCCTTTTACCACAATTCAGGGCTCCTTCCTGGCAGACAG gtatgCATTCCTCGACAGCCACAGAACTATTTGTTACTGGAGCTTTGCCAACCTCTGGAACATTTCCACCAACCTCTGCTCTATCAGCGTATCAACATCCCAAcaccttcagcagcaggaactTTGCTACTACCCCTTCTCTTACTCTTCAAGATGCTACTTTCAGTGCTACATCCAATGGTCTCTTAACTAGCCACGATCCTTTATTACAGATTAAAACATCACAAGGCACTGTTCCAACTGCTCTGACATTTGAGCGCCTGGGCAGCTCTGTTCTGAGTACCAGTGTACCCCCCCAGTCATCAACATATCGTTCTGCTCAAGAATCTGCACCCCATCTTTTGCAGCCTCAGTTCAGTTTGTTGCCTTCGACCCTTGGAGGAGCTCAGCAGGTGTCTCAGGCCTACAGCACATCTGCCTTCACTGGTTCCACTGCTTCCATGGATAGAGCACTTCAGCGAGAATGTAGTGTTATTAAACACCACCAGCGGCCTTCAAGTACTCAGTCTGTCCAGCCTCAACTGACTGTTTCACAGCATTCCTTACACAGCTATTTAACAAGTACAAGTGGAGTTAACTTTCAGGATACATCTAGGCACTCAGCATTATCCTGCAGTCCAGTTGGGGATGTTACTCAGGTGAGCAACGGAGGACCACAGCAGAAGACTTCTCAAGTCACAGTGGAACTTGCTCAGTCGTACACATCTGCAATTCCATCACCTGGTTTTCCATCTGCTTCCACAGCAAAAGTGAAAAACTGTTCCATGAAGCAGCCTCCAAGGTCAACGAAGACCCCCAAACCTCAGAGTGTAGCTCCCACGGTGCAGACACAAAGCTATGCCAAAACTGCACAAAACCAGAGTTCTGTCATTACAGGCCAAGCACAGATATATTCtacagcacagctgcccagcCTCTTGTCAGTCAGTCAGTCCCAAAATTATGTTTCATGCCAGGCTCAGAATGTGCCACCTGTCAGCCACTCGCAGGATTTCTCGTCCAGCAAGGTTGAGAAGCTGCCCTCACTGTATAAAACATTGACTTTTTCTGGGCCATCACAAGCTATTACTTCTGACAGTCAGACTCTAAATTACTCCTCAGAGGAACAGGTATTGACCTCAGTTCCAAATGAGAGCTACTCTGGGCAAATGAGGGAACTTTCTTCAGTCAGCCAAGCTCAGAGCTACTCTTCTAGTCACTCTCAGGGTTTATCTCCAGTTACCCAGTCCCAAGTTAATTTTTCATCTCAATCACAAGTTTTAGCAGCTGTTAGTCCTTCAGAAAGCTATtcttcagggcagtctttaacATTAACGTCgccttctctttcctttaatGCCTCTCCTCGGGTACAAACTCTTCCAGCCTCGAGTCCTAATCAAAGCTATATTTCCTTACATTCTACTCAGAACTCTCAGTCACAAGAGTCCTCCTCTCCGCAGTCTCAAAAGTTTTTGCCATCTGTCCAGTCTCCTTTTGCATCCCCAGCTCACTCCCAGACGCTGCAGAGCAACAGACCTTCCTCAGAAACCAAGTCCTATGTTAAAAGGAAGTCTGACTCTAACTTGTATGCCTCATCGAAACAGGAGGAGGAATTATCAGTGCAGGACATGCAGGCATTGCAACAGCAAGCAACTCTTGAATCTTCCACTCAAAGCCTAACGGAGGAGGAGATCAACGCTCAGGATGCATCCTACAGGGTCTCAAAAGCAAATGACAGATACTCTCAAAGCGTAATCAGAAGCAACTCCCGTCTTGAAGATCAAGTTGTTGGCCTTACTCTtcaaggaacaaaaaaagatgaaagaatgGTCAGTTCTGTGGAACAGCTTTCCCAACACATTGGCCATATCAGCAGCCTAAGCCATGATATCAAAAAGACAGCTAATTTAATGCGAACAACACAGGGAACTGTGAGTGCTAAGGAACTAAACCAACAGCATTCTCTGATGCATAAGGTACACGAAAGCAAAGCTCAAGAGCAGCAGGGCCAAGTCATCAGCACGCCACCGCAGGTTCAGCCTCATGCTTTAAGACACAGTCATCAGCTGTGTTTGCCCAGTGCACAGGTACTGCTGGAGTCAACCTGTGACTTGCAGATTCTTCACCAGTCAATCCTGCAGTCAGGTTTGGGACAAGCAAAAACAACACCGCAAGTGCAAAGAATACAGAGTCCTCAGCAGGTGACACATCCATTTCTCCCGATGGATGGTCACATTGTTCAAAGTAATGGGGGTCATTCTCAGCAACAGCTTCATAGTCAGAATTCAGAAGTAATGAAAATGGACATTTCTGAGTCTTCCAAACCACTACAGCAGCATTTGACAGCAAAAGATCATTTTACTCAGACAAATCAACATGATGCAAAAAATCAATTTGTTTCTCTTAGTTCAATATGCTTCCCAGAATCTATACTTCTCAGTGATGAGAGGAATATATTATCCAATGTGGATGACATCttagcagcaacagcagcagcctgtggagTGACACCATCTGACTTTGCCAAATCAGCTTCTAATGAAGAGGAAATCCAAACTGTTGAAAATAGTGAGGAGTCTAAAACGCAGTTCCGTTCGTTAGATTCCAGACACGtgtcttctgttttcagtgCCTCACCTACTGTAGTTGGAAAGCCAGCAAGCAGAAATAATATTTCCCTGAATGGAGGCCAGATTACTCTAAATCTTACCCCAGTGTCAACAATACAGACAAAAACTGTGAACCTGGATCAGCAGCACCGTGAAACTTCTGATCAGAGTGTACCAATAAGAATGACCTCTCCCACCCTTGGTCCTGGTCAAGAAGAGCAAGAGGCTGTTCGAGTGAAAAAGCAGTCTAGCATCAGTCATGAATCTGAAGAGGATAATGATGCTTCTGTTGATGGTACACTGAATGCAAGGGACACAGAGTTTGTTTCAAGCGGCAGGAGCCTAAGTGAGGAAAGTGCTGCTTCAGAGAATGATTTTAATATGGGTGGTGATGATGGTACAGTAGCAGGTAACCAGTCAAAGGTTCCCTTGCGGCCTCTGTCTGTGCCCCAAAGTGCAGATGGAGTCATTAATAGAACTGAAGAAGAATGCCAAGATTTGACTCAAGGGaaccttcagaagaaaaaaagcaaaggaaaaagccaaaacaaaaatgctgcaGATGATGACAGTGCAACTCAGAAACAGGTAAAAAGAAGTGGACAGTGTAAACGTCAAAATTCAAGAGGAAATGATTCGTGTTTCACGTACTCTTCTCCCGTTTCTGAAGGTTGTTATGATACTTACCAACATCAGGAAAGAATGAggcaaaaaattaaagaagttGAAGAAAAACAACCTGAAGTCAGAACAGGATTTATTGCATCTTTTTTAGACTTTCTAAAGTCTGGGCCTAGGCAACAGTTTTCCACTCCAGCTGTCCGAATGCCAAACAGGACTAGGAGACCAGTCACACAAATAGTTCGTGCCCCTTGCCTGCAGCCCTCTGCAAagcctcagccagcagcagcaccacctgTGGCTGCTGAGGCCAGTGGAGAAAGCCCAACCAAAAAAGCAGACGAGGAACTTAAGAAAAATTTAGAAACGTTGCCTTCGTTTTCCTCTGATGAAGATGATTCTGTGGGTGGTAACCATGATCTTCAAAAGAGCATCTCTACTGCATTGTCAGCCCTGGATGAAACATCTGACAAAAAGATGAAATCAG aaactgaaaaagtgACAGTTGttactgctgctgccaccaacACCAGTGCTGTAATAAAGCAGGAATCTCCACAGACGACTGCTCCTGTAGGCAACGTGCAGGAGAAAATGAATCCAGCTGACCCTTTAAAAGTAGCTCAACAGGATGCTGTGACTTCAGAACAGTTGGCAAAAATACAGGAGACTGTTGCAATAGAAGGATGTACTGACGAGGAGAATATGGACAGTGAAGGAGAGGGGATGTACAGAGAACGTGATGAATTTGTAGTGAAGATTGAAGATATAGAGACACTAAAG GTTGCTTTGCAGACAGGAAAAGAGCCTCCAGCTATCTGGAAAGTACAGAAGGCTTTATTGCAAAAGTTTGTTCCTGAAGTGCGTGACGGACACAGAGAGTTTGCTGCTACTAACAGT tatcTTGGGTACTTCGGGGATGCAAAGACAAAATACAAACGAGTGTATGTGAAGTTTGttgaaaatgcaaacaaaaaggaaTATGTCAGAGTATgctcaaaaaaaccccgaaTCAAGCCTGTCCAATCAGCaag GACTATTCACTGTAAACCTAGTAACAGCAACATCAAACCCCCTGATCCACCAACACcaaaaccaacagcaacaaaagTCTCTTCTGTGAAACCCAAAGCTAAACAGCCAAAGGTAAAGGCTGAACCACcaccaaagaaaaggaaaaagtggaaAGAAGAATTTTCATCTTCCCAGTCTGATTCTTCACCTGAGGCCCAGAGTGAAGATGATG AGGTTGTACCTCCAGCTCCACTTGTTACACGCTTTTTGAATACAAGAGCGATGAAAGAGACTTTCAAGAGCTACATGGAGTTGCTTGTAAGCATTGCCTTGGATCCAGACACAATGCAAGCCTTGGAAAAGAGCAATG ATGAGTTACTTTTGCCTCACATGAGAAAAATTGATGGTATGCTGAATGACAATAGGAAAAGGCTGCTTTCCAAATTGCGCTTGGATCATGCTTTCAAG AACGCTTTGGAAAACTTTCCTGAACTGACAGTGGTCACTCGGGATTCCAAGACGAAGTGTGGAGAGACGTCTGTGTCTAAGATCAAAATGAATGGTAAAGCTTACAACAAGAAAACACTGAGGGCTTCTAAATCAACCACTAAATCAGCACAG GAGTTTACAGTAGAtccagaaaaaatacagttgtATTCTTTGTATCACTCACTCCATCATTACAAATACCACATATATCTAACATGTAAAGAAGAG atttcttCAGTTCAGAAGACGAGTGCAGATCTAGGCCAGGAAGAGATCGTGCAGCTGTgcatgaaaaacataaaatggGTGGAGGATCTTTTTGAAAAGTTTGGTGAACTTTTGAATCGTGTCCAACAGAAATGCTCATAA